The DNA region GGCTACTTCAAAATGTACCTGACCGCCTTTTCCTATTTGTGCAAAAAAACGATTGCAATCGTCTACCTGTTCTGTTTTTACATCCACTGCCTTGATTTTCCAGCTACGGGATAATCTGGACATAAAATAAGTATATTGTCCGAATCCGGCACCTGCATCCAACACAGATGCATCAGCCGGCATTGTCCTTTTCAATTGACGAAGTTCCCTTTTGATATGCCAGGCTCTCAACAACAAGAGATCAAGCAAGCAATAGAACAACTTACGCATGAAAGGACGGCGGTTGAATACCTCACCCAAAGTTCTTTTTACATTATCGTATTGCATATTAATCCTTTAGAAGTTCATCAATATGCGCAGCATAATCCAGGCTATCATCGATAAAAAATGCCAGTTCAGGTACAATGCGTAACTGATGACGTACTTTCTTCCCCAGTTCATGACGGATATGTTTCACATAAAGTTGGAAATTGTCCAGAAACTTGTCGGACCCATCAGAAGGAAAAACACTGAGGTATACTTTAGCCAGGCTCAGGTCCGGGCTCATACGTACTACGGTAACAGTGATCATTTTACCCTGGGTAGCCTCTTTGGTCAGGTGTTGTATGATTTCGCTCAGGTCTTTTTGTATCTGACGCGCTA from Bacteroidales bacterium includes:
- the rbfA gene encoding 30S ribosome-binding factor RbfA → METTRQQKVARQIQKDLSEIIQHLTKEATQGKMITVTVVRMSPDLSLAKVYLSVFPSDGSDKFLDNFQLYVKHIRHELGKKVRHQLRIVPELAFFIDDSLDYAAHIDELLKD